The proteins below come from a single Biomphalaria glabrata chromosome 10, xgBioGlab47.1, whole genome shotgun sequence genomic window:
- the LOC106063812 gene encoding DNA-binding protein RFX6-like isoform X1: MVTYPFLTPEKVTYCTQRDLAAYPASISQPHTMSFQSIPPHNGRLSSHEIKLASKGEMSIQLKDSIYNFSESTNVIYPTDGSSQYCQEKTPSKETFDTQINQNIFPVPKQDDGQPNMEEGISSKDKQLTATLKWLSENYELAEGVCLPRCVLYLHYLDFCKKQDFKPAGAATFGKLIRQKFKSITTRRLGTRGQSKYHYYGIGILESSVYYQSVYTGKGLTRFSSIKIKTENSNRKYSLSSKTGTLLPEFPNAHKFKLPSSDITEKMNTLLIMYRTHSQRILDSVITANFEEIQNLLVHFWQGFPEHLQSLLSYPVTCHVIAICDSILYSVLIDVLIPNTIQDMPENLLIDLRAFLKSLRHWLQNSFHIDTPEDIKQTKYQILQQFLRSMARQLAFIKMAQICRCQLSNIELTYKALCDLDQIDFDQICILSNFTVQDTSVVNNQLACRMFEELKSILQKQSQIESYTDWIDSLIDKCVLKGSEQNALEMFQQRASNFLLQWTLFGSLLMKELTLNNCQTFAFLHLLKLTLDEYVLLVIETQTDKHADNLLHKNLQKFMNNADEIQMQASVRPQRHNYQETVKSKKSVNEDRQSPDKTTEKHCENFERQLFTSELTNGNTLKPTKVNKEITHKDKTSTSPSNLKCTSLNSSSLPSIEHFQSSDHNPYIHALTYTDFINHAPHGSFQSLHDLSTPQTFHTRTLNSVVNTSSQASYWVGSSINHSDLGDPYSLSYGNYPYSYNTLIRETMYQDSFGRANNTQDCSMLDNFSRTNYLLENLTRPTLCLDTTRPTVYYKGQTENKQVKSFVPMEAHNNRQMDVTGSQYLQSESFYYQGDVEAPLPHLSKSYLQANVRR; this comes from the exons ATGGTGACATATCCTTTCTTGACACCAGAGAAAGTCACATACTGTACACAAAGAGACCTTGCTGCATACCCTGCTTCGATATCACAGCCACATACGATGTCGTTTCAAAGTATACCACCGCATAATGGCAGGTTGTCTAGTCATGAAATAAAACTAGCATCTAAAGGAGAGATGTCAATACAACTCAAAGACTCCATTTATAATTTTAGTGAGAGTACCAATGTTATTTATCCAACCGATGGATCTAGTCAATATTGTCAAGAAAAAACACCAAGTAAAGAAACTTTTGACACTCAAATAAACCAAAACATATTCCCTG TCCCTAAGCAAGACGATGGTCAACCTAATATGGAGGAGGGTATTTCCTCTAAGGACAAGCAACTAACAGCTACATTGAAATG GCTCAGTGAGAACTATGAACTGGCAGAGGGTGTTTGTTTACCGCGTTGTGTTCTCTACCTTCACTACCTAGACTTTTGTAAGAAACAAGACTTTAAACCTGCAGGGGCAGCAACTTTCGGAAAG TTAATTCGCCAGAAATTTAAATCTATAACAACCAGAAGATTGGGGACACGAGGACAGTCGAA GTATCATTATTATGGTATCGGTATCCTAGAGTCTTCTGTCTATTATCAGTCTGTATATACAGGTAAAGGTTTAACAAG GTTTTCAAGTATTAAGATTAAAACTGAG AACTCCAATAGAAAATATTCGCTCAGTTCAAAGACTGGAACATTATTACCTGAATTTCCTAATGCTCACAAGTTCAAATTACCAAGTAGTGACATCACTGAAAAG ATGAACACTTTACTAATTATGTATAGAACACATTCACAGAGAATTCTGGATAGCGTCATAACAGCGAATTTTGAAGAG ATACAAAATTTACTTGTTCATTTTTGGCAAGGTTTTCCTGAACATCTTCAAAGCCTTCTTTCTTACCCAGTAACATGTCACGTGATTGCAATATGTGATTCCATTCTGTATTCG GTCTTAATAGATGTTTTAATACCAAACACAATACAAGACATGCCAGAAAA TTTGTTGATAGACCTTagagcatttttaaaaagtcttcgaCACTGGCTCCAGAATTCATTTCACATTGACACCCCTGAAGATATTAAGCAAACTAAATATCAAA ttttgCAACAGTTTCTGCGCAGCATGGCCAGGCAGCTGGCATTTATAAAAATGGCACAG ATATGCAGATGCCAACTGTCCAATATTGAACTGACATACAAGGCTTTGTGTGACCTTGATCAAATTGATTTTGACCAAATATGTATTCTCTCAAATTTCACAGTACAGGATACATCTGTTGTTAATAATCAGCTTGCTTGTAGGA TGTTTGAAGAACTAAAGAGTATACTGCAGAAACAAAGTCAGATAGAAAGTTACACAGACTGGATAGACAGTTTAATTGACAAGTGTGTTTTAAAG GGAAGTGAACAGAATGCATTGGAAATGTTCCAGCAGAGAGCAAGTAATTTCCTCTTGCAGTGGACATTGTTTGGATCTCTTCTGATGAAAGAGCTTACGTTGAATAATTGTCAGACTTTTG CTTTTCTTCATCTTCTGAAGTTGACATTAGATGAATATGTTCTGCTTGTtatagaaacacaaactgacAAACATGCTGATAACCTGTTACACAAAAACCTGCAGAAATTTATGAACAATGCTG aTGAAATACAGATGCAAGCTTCTGTCAGGCCACAAAGGCATAATTATCAAGAAACTGTTAAATCTAAAAAGTCAGTAAATGAAGATAGACAGAGCCCTGATA AAACTACAGAAAAACATTGTGAAAACTTTGAAAGACAATTATTCACCAGTGAATTGACAAATGGGAACACATTGAAACCAACcaaagtaaataaagaaatcactCATAAAGATAAAACAAGCACATCACCAAGTAATTTGAAGTGCACATCTTTAAACTCAAGTTCCCTCCCTTCTATTGAGCATTTCCAATCATCTGACCACAATCCATACATTCATGCATTGACTTACACAGATTTCATCAACCATGCTCCTCATGGGTCATTCCAAAGTCTTCATGACCTTAGCACACCACAGACTTTTCATACAAGGACATTGAATTCTGTGGTCAATACTTCCTCACAAGCAAGCTACTGGGTTGGGTCAAGCATCAATCATTCAGATCTGGGTGATCCATATAGTCTTAGCTATGGTAATTATCCATACTCTTATAATACATTAATCAGAGAAACAATGTATCAGGACAGCTTTGGAAGAGCAAACAATACTCAAGATTGTTCAATGTTAGACAATTTTTCTAGAACCAACTACTTACTTGAGAATCTGACAAGACCAACTCTATGTTTAGATACAACCAGGCCCACAGTTTACTATAAAGGTcaaacagaaaataaacaag TTAAATCATTTGTCCCTATGGAAGCACACAACAACAGACAAATGGATGTTACTGGCAGTCAGTATCTCCAGTCTGAGAGTTTTTACTATCAGGGGGATGTAGAAGCACCTTTACCACATCTCAGCAAGTCATATCTTCAGGCCAACGTTAGGAGATAG
- the LOC106063812 gene encoding DNA-binding protein RFX6-like isoform X2, with amino-acid sequence MEEGISSKDKQLTATLKWLSENYELAEGVCLPRCVLYLHYLDFCKKQDFKPAGAATFGKLIRQKFKSITTRRLGTRGQSKYHYYGIGILESSVYYQSVYTGKGLTRFSSIKIKTENSNRKYSLSSKTGTLLPEFPNAHKFKLPSSDITEKMNTLLIMYRTHSQRILDSVITANFEEIQNLLVHFWQGFPEHLQSLLSYPVTCHVIAICDSILYSVLIDVLIPNTIQDMPENLLIDLRAFLKSLRHWLQNSFHIDTPEDIKQTKYQILQQFLRSMARQLAFIKMAQICRCQLSNIELTYKALCDLDQIDFDQICILSNFTVQDTSVVNNQLACRMFEELKSILQKQSQIESYTDWIDSLIDKCVLKGSEQNALEMFQQRASNFLLQWTLFGSLLMKELTLNNCQTFAFLHLLKLTLDEYVLLVIETQTDKHADNLLHKNLQKFMNNADEIQMQASVRPQRHNYQETVKSKKSVNEDRQSPDKTTEKHCENFERQLFTSELTNGNTLKPTKVNKEITHKDKTSTSPSNLKCTSLNSSSLPSIEHFQSSDHNPYIHALTYTDFINHAPHGSFQSLHDLSTPQTFHTRTLNSVVNTSSQASYWVGSSINHSDLGDPYSLSYGNYPYSYNTLIRETMYQDSFGRANNTQDCSMLDNFSRTNYLLENLTRPTLCLDTTRPTVYYKGQTENKQVKSFVPMEAHNNRQMDVTGSQYLQSESFYYQGDVEAPLPHLSKSYLQANVRR; translated from the exons ATGGAGGAGGGTATTTCCTCTAAGGACAAGCAACTAACAGCTACATTGAAATG GCTCAGTGAGAACTATGAACTGGCAGAGGGTGTTTGTTTACCGCGTTGTGTTCTCTACCTTCACTACCTAGACTTTTGTAAGAAACAAGACTTTAAACCTGCAGGGGCAGCAACTTTCGGAAAG TTAATTCGCCAGAAATTTAAATCTATAACAACCAGAAGATTGGGGACACGAGGACAGTCGAA GTATCATTATTATGGTATCGGTATCCTAGAGTCTTCTGTCTATTATCAGTCTGTATATACAGGTAAAGGTTTAACAAG GTTTTCAAGTATTAAGATTAAAACTGAG AACTCCAATAGAAAATATTCGCTCAGTTCAAAGACTGGAACATTATTACCTGAATTTCCTAATGCTCACAAGTTCAAATTACCAAGTAGTGACATCACTGAAAAG ATGAACACTTTACTAATTATGTATAGAACACATTCACAGAGAATTCTGGATAGCGTCATAACAGCGAATTTTGAAGAG ATACAAAATTTACTTGTTCATTTTTGGCAAGGTTTTCCTGAACATCTTCAAAGCCTTCTTTCTTACCCAGTAACATGTCACGTGATTGCAATATGTGATTCCATTCTGTATTCG GTCTTAATAGATGTTTTAATACCAAACACAATACAAGACATGCCAGAAAA TTTGTTGATAGACCTTagagcatttttaaaaagtcttcgaCACTGGCTCCAGAATTCATTTCACATTGACACCCCTGAAGATATTAAGCAAACTAAATATCAAA ttttgCAACAGTTTCTGCGCAGCATGGCCAGGCAGCTGGCATTTATAAAAATGGCACAG ATATGCAGATGCCAACTGTCCAATATTGAACTGACATACAAGGCTTTGTGTGACCTTGATCAAATTGATTTTGACCAAATATGTATTCTCTCAAATTTCACAGTACAGGATACATCTGTTGTTAATAATCAGCTTGCTTGTAGGA TGTTTGAAGAACTAAAGAGTATACTGCAGAAACAAAGTCAGATAGAAAGTTACACAGACTGGATAGACAGTTTAATTGACAAGTGTGTTTTAAAG GGAAGTGAACAGAATGCATTGGAAATGTTCCAGCAGAGAGCAAGTAATTTCCTCTTGCAGTGGACATTGTTTGGATCTCTTCTGATGAAAGAGCTTACGTTGAATAATTGTCAGACTTTTG CTTTTCTTCATCTTCTGAAGTTGACATTAGATGAATATGTTCTGCTTGTtatagaaacacaaactgacAAACATGCTGATAACCTGTTACACAAAAACCTGCAGAAATTTATGAACAATGCTG aTGAAATACAGATGCAAGCTTCTGTCAGGCCACAAAGGCATAATTATCAAGAAACTGTTAAATCTAAAAAGTCAGTAAATGAAGATAGACAGAGCCCTGATA AAACTACAGAAAAACATTGTGAAAACTTTGAAAGACAATTATTCACCAGTGAATTGACAAATGGGAACACATTGAAACCAACcaaagtaaataaagaaatcactCATAAAGATAAAACAAGCACATCACCAAGTAATTTGAAGTGCACATCTTTAAACTCAAGTTCCCTCCCTTCTATTGAGCATTTCCAATCATCTGACCACAATCCATACATTCATGCATTGACTTACACAGATTTCATCAACCATGCTCCTCATGGGTCATTCCAAAGTCTTCATGACCTTAGCACACCACAGACTTTTCATACAAGGACATTGAATTCTGTGGTCAATACTTCCTCACAAGCAAGCTACTGGGTTGGGTCAAGCATCAATCATTCAGATCTGGGTGATCCATATAGTCTTAGCTATGGTAATTATCCATACTCTTATAATACATTAATCAGAGAAACAATGTATCAGGACAGCTTTGGAAGAGCAAACAATACTCAAGATTGTTCAATGTTAGACAATTTTTCTAGAACCAACTACTTACTTGAGAATCTGACAAGACCAACTCTATGTTTAGATACAACCAGGCCCACAGTTTACTATAAAGGTcaaacagaaaataaacaag TTAAATCATTTGTCCCTATGGAAGCACACAACAACAGACAAATGGATGTTACTGGCAGTCAGTATCTCCAGTCTGAGAGTTTTTACTATCAGGGGGATGTAGAAGCACCTTTACCACATCTCAGCAAGTCATATCTTCAGGCCAACGTTAGGAGATAG